The genome window GTTTCGCTTCGGGAAAGTAGGGAAAATCCTctgaaacttcaaactttATACATTTCTTCTAAGTGAAATTTGTTACCCAATAGACGTTGGAAGCTTGTTGCGAAGTGAatcaaatgaagaaaatgaagctGAACTGCTGATACCACTTCCTTTCTTCTTCTGATCATTTATGAACTGCTCTAGAGCAGACATGCCCTTTAAATTGTTGTTGTAAAACATTTATTGACATCGTTATCATAGAAACCTTTCTGGCAGAATACCAATTTTCAACGAGGGTGAATTgcgattttaaaaatgaatgatttaTTGGAGTTTAAGAAACTACATacacaaaaagaaaacttttaaactaaaaaaaaagaaatcggCTCGAGATTTGAAACAGATAATTCTAATGATGACCATCCCATGAGGTGGTTCCGTGAGTCTTGTATTGGTAAGCTTCTTCAACGAAAATCAAGGCAGCTGTGAATGCAACTCCAGCTTTCCATCCAGGAAGAAtcaactgaaatttattaaataattttaaaaaattccctaaatacattaatataatttttggaaaatcggcttgctcggaaattttccaaacaagaGCACATTTATAGGATACaatccataaaaattttttaatattatgtTGGTATTatattaataatatttaattcatCTCGAAGAAAACACGAACCTTCTTGAAATGAGCCCATTGTCCAACAACGTGTGGATACTTTCGATCGTACAAGTAGACgtagtttctgaaagaaaaatcaataatatatttattaataTTATCGATAAAAAACCGACCTGATCCATGGATCCTTCAATCCGATTTGAGCGAGTCGTTTTTCATGCTGCGCCAACTGTGGAAAATCGCGAAAATTGCTGTAGATTGAGTAGTTTGGGATCTTAAACGGCTCGTGATGTCCTCCACCCATTCtggaattaaaataattgaaaaaaaatgttttagaaacctgtattatgaaaataaatgaagagAACGATAAAATCAGAAAGAAATGCCAGCCGagtttgtgtagatttacgcggTGTGTAAGCGTGCGGCAGTTGCGTTTTCCGTCAGAGCGCAACTGCGGCACACTTTTCTCAATCAATTGTCAGGAGATTTTGGCTTGTTCCAACGCACCACTTTTGTTTTGGctgtattttcagattctcaacattttttctgcttttttaaTAAAGGAAAACTTTAACCATGTCGAAACGTAatcaaaaagtgagtttttattcggaaaaatcaatattaactAGAAAAGAACGatgttttaattcaaatttcagggcGTATCTACGGAAGATGCCGTAAAAATGACGAAGGAGCAAGAAGACATTGCCAAATACATCAGATTCAATTGTCCGACAGCCACGACCATGTTTGAAGGAAACGAAGTTCATTATTTCAGTGGTATgtacaaatttcaattgtttataTTAATATCgcatatattttcaggaaataaaGCTGTCGATACTCTTTGGGAATCCAAGTACGGAAATAAAGCAAAGAAAGATGCAATGTTTAAAACAAGGTGGGCATTCTGTAGAAATTACGTAAATTTAAAtagattctaaattttcagagatgaTTGCTTCCATTATATTTGCGAACTCAACTCGAAACAATTATTCTTCcgtgcaaaaaaattagtagcaaagaaaaaagagaataaaGATAAAGGAAACGATTCTTCTGGTAAtcataaaacttaaaaaatatcttaaaacacg of Caenorhabditis elegans chromosome II contains these proteins:
- the ndub-3 gene encoding NADH dehydrogenase [ubiquinone] 1 beta subcomplex subunit 3 (Confirmed by transcript evidence); translated protein: MGGGHHEPFKIPNYSIYSNFRDFPQLAQHEKRLAQIGLKDPWIRNYVYLYDRKYPHVVGQWAHFKKLILPGWKAGVAFTAALIFVEEAYQYKTHGTTSWDGHH